GGCCCCGGGCCTGACCGTGGACACCTATCCGTACTACGAGAAGGGCGCCTACCGGGTCGATCAGTTCGCCAGCGTGCGCCAGAACGCGCGCCGCCAGCGCCACGTCGACCAGTCGATCAGCTTCAACTTCTACGTGCCCAGCACCATCCGCGCCAGCACCCTGCTCGACCTGCACATGACCGCCTGGAAGGAAGGACTAAAGACCACCTACTACGTGCGCTCCAACGACATCGACATCAGCGAATGCGAGTGGTGCTCGAGCTGATCGCCACCTCGTAGCGGCGCCTGCGCGCGCATGGCCTCCTCTGGGAGCCGCCATGCGCCCGCTGCGTCGTCCCCGCATCGCCGCGCCGCTCGCCGGCGCCGTTCAACCGACTACCGAATCCGACCCATGGCCATCGCGCTCGACCGCATCAAGATCCTCGAACCAATGCATCCCAACCGCTCCACCGGGATCATCAACGGCACCACCAGCGGCATCCTCAACTGGAACGACATCCCGTATCCGTCGTTCTATCGTGCGTACAAGGAGCTGTCGACCAACTTCTGGATCCCCGACGAGGTGGACATGAAGGGCGACGCTAAGCAGTACGGCGAACTGTCGGCGCGCGAGAAGAACGCCTACGATTCGATCATCGGCCTGCTGGCCACGCTGGATTCGCCACAGACGCGCTTCATCTACAACGTCGCCGAATACATCACCGACCCGGCCGCGCACGCCAACGCGGCGATCATCGGCCAGCAGGAAGTGATCCACAACGAGAGCTATTCGTACGTGCTGGCGTCCATCGCCGGACTGGCCGACCAGAACCGCGTGTTCGAGATCGCGCGCACGCACCCGACCATCATCGCGCGCAACCAGCCGATCATGCAGGCCTACGACGACTTCATGCGCGAGAAGACCGCCGAGACGTTGTTGCGCTCGCTGATCCAGTCCTCGATCCTGGAAGGCATCAACTTCTATTCCGGTTTCGCGTTTTTCTACAACCTGGTGCGGCAGAACCGCATGACCGGCACCGGCAAGATCATCAGCTTCATCAACCGCGACGAACTGGCGCACACCAAGTTCATCAGCGAGCTGATCCGCGCGATCATCGGCGAGAACGCCGAGCTGCAGACCAACGAGCTGACCGACTACGTGCACCAGGCGTTCGAGCACGCGATCCGGCTGGAGACCGAGTGGTCCTCGGAAGTGCTGGACGGCATCGAGGGCATCGACGTGGACGAGATGATCCAGTACGTGAAGTACCGCGCCAACAAGATGTCCGGCATGCTCGGCATCGAGAAGCTGTACACCGACGCCAGCGACAACGTGATGCCGTGGATCAAGGCCTACGCGGACAACTTCACCGAGACCAAGACCGACTTCTTCGAGATGCGCAACGCCAGCTACAAGAAGACCAACTCCGACAACGGCTTCGACGATCTTTGAGAGAGGCCGGGATTAGGGATTGGGGATTCGGGATTGGTAAAAAGCCGTGCCGAACCTCTCTTTCCAAAGCATCGATCTCCTGTCTCCACTCATTGATTCTGAGAAGTAGCGGTCCGGGAATGTCTGAGACGTGATTTGGTCGCGGTCACGCCGAGCCCGCTTTTACGAATCCCCAATCCCGAATCCCCAATCCCCGCCTCATGCGCATCCTGCTCGCCTACGCCTCGCTCAGCGGCAACACCCGCGACGTCGCCCGCCGCGTGCAGGCGCAGTGCGAGGCGGCCGGGCACCGTGTGACCTGGATCCATACCGACATGCAGACCCTGCATGCTGCGCTCGGCGACGCCGCGCGCGCGGCGGACTTCGATCTGCACCTGCTCGGCAGCTGGAGCGACAACGCCGGGCGCACCCCGGCGGAGATGAAGCGCTACATCGCCGAACTGGTCGAGGCGACCGGCAAGACGATCGAGGTGGCGGCGTTCGGTACCGGCGAGACGCAGTGGGGACTGGAGTACTACTGCGGTGCGGTCAAGCGCATCGCGCGTTTCTTCGACAGCGCCTATCCGCGGCTGGAGATCGAACAGATGCCGCATGGCGATCGCGACAACGCGGCGATCGGTGCCTGGTGCGCGCAGGTACTGACGCTGCGCGCCGCGCGTGCAGCGGCGCCGGCCGGCTCCGCAGCGGCGAGCACGCCGGCCGCTGCCGAGCCTGCATCCGGCAGGGCGGCCGGATGCGCACCGCTGGCGTTGCCGCTGCACGACAGCGGCTGACGCTGCATTTCTACCGTCCATCGTTTCATCGCACCGCCGGCATCGTCGCTGCTGTGCCGCTCCGTCCTCCGACATCAGACAAGGTTTCGCTCCATGTTCACCACCATCACCGTCGCCACCGCCGAACAGTTCGCCGACGCCATCGCCGCGCATCCGCGCGTGCTGGCCGATTTCAACAAGGACAACTGCCCCGGCTGCCGCATGCTCGACAAGTCGCTGGAGCGCTTCGCCGAGAGCGACAGCGCGCAGGGCGTGACCTTGCTGAAGGTGAAGATGGAAGACGTGGGCGAGGATTTCTTCCGCGCCCAGGGCCTGCGCCAGACCCCGACGCTGATGCTGTTCCGCCAGGGCGAAGAAGTGGCGCGGGTGCCGGGCTTCGTGCCGCCGGCCAAGATCGACGAAGCGGTGCGCGCGCACCTGGGTTGAGCGCTCGCGGCAAGGCTCTTCTGTAGGAGCGGCTTCAGCCGCGACAGGTTCTACCCGGAGGTCCTGTCGCGGCTGAAGCCGCTCCTACAGGAGCGCGTCCGCATGAACATCCCACGCGCTGCGCGCCGTGCTTGACCTCAACTACGCTTGAGGTCGTCCAATAGCGGCTCCCGCACAAGGAGCCACCATGCGCATCACCCAACTGAGCCTGCCCGCCAGCGATCCCGGGGCCAGCGCCGCGTTCTATCGCGATGTCCTGCAACTTCCGGTCGTAGCCACGCAGGTGCGCATCGGCTGGAGCCTGCTCGATCTGCTGCCCGCCGACGCCGAGATCGGCAGCATGCATCTGGCCTTCAACATCCCGCCTGCGCGCTTCGACGCCGCCTGCGACTGGTTGTCGCGGCGCGCGCCGTCGCTGCGCGATCCGGTGGGCGAGGTGCGGTTCGCGCTCGACGCGGCGTGGCAATCGCAATCGGTGTATTTCGCCGGGCCCGACGGCGCGGTGCTGGAACTGATCGCGCGCCGGCCGTTGCCGGCGCGCGCTGTCGCCGATGGCGTGTTTTCAGCAGATGAGTTGCTGTGCATCAGCGAGGTCGGATTGCCCAGCGCGCAGGTGCCGGCGGTCGCCGCCGCGGCGCAGGACCGGTTGGGCCTGATGCCGTTCATGCCGGTGTCCGACGCGTTCGCGCCGCTCGGCGATCACGAAGGCCTGTTGATCGTGGTCGATGCGCAGCGGCGCTGGTTTCCCGAGCAGCGCCAGCTGCCATTCGCGCGCGGCGTGCGGGTGGTCGTCGAAGGCGTGCGCGGCGGGCAGGTGCTGCGCGACGCGGCGGGGTGGGAGGTGGTGTCGCGGTGAGCTTGTCGCTCGCGCATTACTGTAGGAGCGGCTTCAGCCGCGACAGGCGCTATCGGTAACGCGTGTCGCGGCTGAAGCCGCTCCTACAGGGAGGGGTGCGCGAGTGATCCGCAACTACCCGCGCTTTCCCGCCGCATGCGCCTGCGCCAGCTGCCACAGGTGGCGCACCACCGGTAGCGCCTGCGCGGTGGCCGGCAGCGTGGCCAGCGCCAGTCGTGCCATCGGCACGCGGCCTTCGATGTCCAGGTAGCGCACGCCGGGCAGTTGCACCTGGGTGGTCGAGGCCGGTACCACCGAGACGCCGAGTTCGGCGGCGACCAGGTTCACGATCGACGACATCTGCGGCGCTTCCTGCTTGATCTGCAATTCGAAGCCGGACTGGCGGCAGGCTTCGAGGATTTCGTCGTACAGGCTGGTGCCGAAGCTGCGTGGGAACAGGATGAACGGTTCTCCGGCCAGCGCCGACAGCGGCGCGCGCTTGCGCTTGGCCAGGCGGTGCGCGGCCGGCACCGCGATCTTCATCGGCTCGTCGGGAAATTTCAGCAGTTGCAGCTCGGGCGGGGTGACCACGCTGTAGCGGATGAAGGCCGCATCCAGGCGGCCCTGCACCAGCGCGGCGAGCAGGCCGGCAGTGTTGGTTTCCTCCAGCGCCAGCGCCACCGCCGGCCAGCCGCGGCGGAAGTTGCGCACCAGCATCGGCACGATCGGATTGAATGCAGCCGAGGCGGTGAAGCCCAGCCGCAGCACGCCGCTCTCGCCGCGCGCGGCACGCCGGGCGGCGTCGCCGGCGCGCTCCAGGTCGGCGAGCACGCGCTTGGCCTCGATCCGGAACGCGCGCCCAGCTTCGGTGAGGTCGGCGCCGCGCGGGGTGCGCACGAACAGCGGCGTGCCCAGCTCCTGCTCCAGCGCACGGATCTGCTGGCTCAGCGGCGGCTGCTGGATGCCCAGCTGCGCCGCGGCGCGGGTGAAATGCCCGGCTTCGGCGACGGCCAGGAAATAGCGCAGGTGGCGCAGTTCCATGTCATATCCACAAGATATGGAGAATGCCTGGATCATATATTGGACACCGGGTCGGCGCAGGCAAATACTGGCCGTCCTTTCGCTGCGCCATCGCCGTCGTGACCACTTCCAGCCAATGCCCGCCGCTGCACGCCGTGGACGCCGCGCCGCTGGCGCGCATCCGCCTGGCGCTGTTCCTGGCCGGCTTCGCCACCTTCTCGCTGCTGTACAGCGTGCAGCCGCTGCTGCCGGCGTTCGCACGCGAATTCGGAGTCGACGCGGCGACCAGTTCGCTGCCGCTGTCGTTGGCCACCGGCGGCCTGGCGATCGCGATCTTCTGCGCCGGCGCGGTGTCGGAGAATCTCGGTCGGCGCGGGTTGATGTTCGTGTCGATCGCGCTGGCGGCGCTGCTCAACCTGATCGCCGCGTGCCTGCCGCACTGGGGCGCGCTGGTCGCGGTGCGCGCGCTGTCCGGCGTCGCCCTGGGCGGGGTGCCGGCGGTGGCGATGGTGTACCTGGCCGAGGAGGTGCCGGCGCGCAAGCTGGGCGCGGCGACCGGCCTGTACGTGGCCGGCAACGCGTTCGGCGGCATGGTCGGGCGCATCGGCATGAGCGTGCTCACCGATCACTTCGACTGGCGCATCGCGCTGGCGGCGGTCTCGGCGATCGACCTGCTGGCCGCGGTCGGCTTCGTGCTGCTGCTGCCGCGCTCGCGGCATTTCGTGCGCCGCCGCGGCGTCAACCTGCGCTTCCACCTGCAGGCCTGGGGCGGGCATCTGCGCGATCGCCACCTGCCATGGCTGTTCGCGATTCCGTTCCTGGCGATGGGCGTGTTCGTTAGCGTCTACAACTACGCCGGCTTCCGCCTGGGGGGACCGGAGTTCGGGCTCAGCCAGAGCCAGCTGGGCATGATCTTCAGCGCCTACGTGTTCGGCATCGTGTCCTCGTCAGTGGCCGGTGCCGCCTCGGACCGCTTCGGCCGCGGCCCGGTGGTGCTGGCCGGCATCGCGGTGGCGGCGCTCGGCGTGGCGCTGACCATCGCGCACGTGCTGGCGGTGGTGATCGCCGGCATCGTGCTGCTGACCATCGGCTTCTTCGTCGCGCACTCGGCGGCCAGCGCCTGGGTCGGCCGGCTGGGCGGACAGAACAAGGGCCATGCCGCGTCGCTGTACCTGCTGGCCTACTACAGCGGCGCCAGCCTGATCGGCTCGCTCAGCGGCGCGGCCTGGCAACACGGCGGCTGGAACGCGCTGGCCGCTTGCTGCCTGCTGTTGCTGGGCGTCGCCCTGGTCGCCGCGCAGGTGCTGCGCCTTGGCGCCGACGACAGCCGTCCGTACGGCCGCTTCGGCCCGCATCCGCCGCGCGGCGAATAGCCGGCTGCGCTGTCCCTCCGGGAGCGACCGTTTTTCCTTGCCTGGAGGCAGCCTGTGCAGATCGACCGTCTCGACCATCTGGTCCTCACCGTCGCCGACATTGAGGCCAGCTGCGCGTTCTACGCGCTCGTGCTCGGCATGCAGGTGCAGCGCTTCGGCGAAGGCCGCACCGCGTTGGCGTTCGGCCAACAGAAGATCAACCTGCACGCCGCCGGCCGCGAGTTCGAGCCGAAGGCGCGCGTGCCCACGCCCGGCTCCGGCGATCTGTGCTTCATCACCGCCACGCCGCTGGCGCAGGTGCGCCGCGAACTGGACGCGGCGGCGGTCGCCATCGAGGACGGCCCGGTGCAGCGCACCGGCGCCACCGGTCCGATCCTGTCGCTGTATTTCCGCGATCCGGACGGCAATCTGATCGAGGTCAGCAACGTTCTGTAGTGCGATGGCCAAGCTTGCGGACGTTCCGCTGGGTTCGTCCGGTCGATGCCGAGGCTGCCCCCAACCGCTCCCTGCAGGAGCGCCGCACCCGCGTGCCGATCGGGTGCGCGGGTGCGTACGCCTTGGCAACCTGTGCACGTTCATGTGCGGCCTTGTGCCGTGGCCGTGGATGCCCAAGATAGAGGCTACCCGCCGCTATCGGAGTCCTGTGATGCGTCAGTTGCTGCAGCCAGAGGCGGATGCCGACGCCGCAGCGCTGGAAGCGTTCGTCGAACGCCACCGGCGCCTGTTCGTGCTGACCGGCGCTGGATGCAGCACCGATTCGGGCATTCCCGACTACCGCGATGCCGCCGGCGACTGGAAGCGCGCGCAGCCGGTCACCTACCAGGCGTTCATGGGCGAACTGGCGACGCGTCAGCGCTACTGGGCGCGCAGCCTGGTCGGCTGGCCGCGCTTCGGCCATGCCCGGCCCAATGCCACGCATGCGGCGCTGGCGCAGTTGGAAGCGCGCGGCCAGGTTGAACTGCTGCTGACCCAGAACGTGGATTGCCTGCACCAGGCCGCCGGCAGCCAGGCGGTGATCGACCTGCACGGGCGCCTGGACGTGGTGCGCTGCATGGGCTGCGAACGGCGCCTGCCGCGCGAGGACTTCCAGCAGCAGCTGCTGCAGCACAATCCGCAGTGGGCGACGCTGCAGGCCGGGCAGGCACCCGATGGCGACGCCGACCTGGAGGACGTGGACTTCGCCGCCTTCGTGGTGCCGGCCTGCACGCAGTGCGGCGGCGTGCTGAAGCCGGACGTGGTGTTCTTCGGCGAAAACGTGCCGCGCGAGCGCGTGGCCGCCGCCTTCGCGCACCTGCAGCAGGCCGACGCGATGCTGGTGGTGGGCTCGTCGTTGATGGTGTATTCCGGCTTCCGCTTCGTGCAGGCCGCGGCCAAGGCCGGATTGCCGATCGCCGCGGTCAACCTCGGCCGCACCCGCGGCGACGACTTGCTGAGCCTGAAGCTGGCCCAGCCCTGCGCGCAGGCGCTGGAGTTCCTGCTGCCGCGCGTGGCGGCCTAGGGCGAGTCGTCGGTCCCAGAGAAGGCCGCGCCGCTCTTGCGCGCGCATGCGGCAAGCAAGAGGGCGGAAATGGCACCTGTCCATGTCCGAGCGATGCCGCGTGCGCGCGCAAGAACGG
This sequence is a window from Xanthomonas sp. CFBP 8443. Protein-coding genes within it:
- a CDS encoding MFS transporter; its protein translation is MTTSSQCPPLHAVDAAPLARIRLALFLAGFATFSLLYSVQPLLPAFAREFGVDAATSSLPLSLATGGLAIAIFCAGAVSENLGRRGLMFVSIALAALLNLIAACLPHWGALVAVRALSGVALGGVPAVAMVYLAEEVPARKLGAATGLYVAGNAFGGMVGRIGMSVLTDHFDWRIALAAVSAIDLLAAVGFVLLLPRSRHFVRRRGVNLRFHLQAWGGHLRDRHLPWLFAIPFLAMGVFVSVYNYAGFRLGGPEFGLSQSQLGMIFSAYVFGIVSSSVAGAASDRFGRGPVVLAGIAVAALGVALTIAHVLAVVIAGIVLLTIGFFVAHSAASAWVGRLGGQNKGHAASLYLLAYYSGASLIGSLSGAAWQHGGWNALAACCLLLLGVALVAAQVLRLGADDSRPYGRFGPHPPRGE
- a CDS encoding flavodoxin, producing MRILLAYASLSGNTRDVARRVQAQCEAAGHRVTWIHTDMQTLHAALGDAARAADFDLHLLGSWSDNAGRTPAEMKRYIAELVEATGKTIEVAAFGTGETQWGLEYYCGAVKRIARFFDSAYPRLEIEQMPHGDRDNAAIGAWCAQVLTLRAARAAAPAGSAAASTPAAAEPASGRAAGCAPLALPLHDSG
- a CDS encoding ribonucleotide-diphosphate reductase subunit beta; this encodes MAIALDRIKILEPMHPNRSTGIINGTTSGILNWNDIPYPSFYRAYKELSTNFWIPDEVDMKGDAKQYGELSAREKNAYDSIIGLLATLDSPQTRFIYNVAEYITDPAAHANAAIIGQQEVIHNESYSYVLASIAGLADQNRVFEIARTHPTIIARNQPIMQAYDDFMREKTAETLLRSLIQSSILEGINFYSGFAFFYNLVRQNRMTGTGKIISFINRDELAHTKFISELIRAIIGENAELQTNELTDYVHQAFEHAIRLETEWSSEVLDGIEGIDVDEMIQYVKYRANKMSGMLGIEKLYTDASDNVMPWIKAYADNFTETKTDFFEMRNASYKKTNSDNGFDDL
- a CDS encoding VOC family protein; this translates as MQIDRLDHLVLTVADIEASCAFYALVLGMQVQRFGEGRTALAFGQQKINLHAAGREFEPKARVPTPGSGDLCFITATPLAQVRRELDAAAVAIEDGPVQRTGATGPILSLYFRDPDGNLIEVSNVL
- a CDS encoding thioredoxin family protein; amino-acid sequence: MFTTITVATAEQFADAIAAHPRVLADFNKDNCPGCRMLDKSLERFAESDSAQGVTLLKVKMEDVGEDFFRAQGLRQTPTLMLFRQGEEVARVPGFVPPAKIDEAVRAHLG
- a CDS encoding LysR family transcriptional regulator, coding for MELRHLRYFLAVAEAGHFTRAAAQLGIQQPPLSQQIRALEQELGTPLFVRTPRGADLTEAGRAFRIEAKRVLADLERAGDAARRAARGESGVLRLGFTASAAFNPIVPMLVRNFRRGWPAVALALEETNTAGLLAALVQGRLDAAFIRYSVVTPPELQLLKFPDEPMKIAVPAAHRLAKRKRAPLSALAGEPFILFPRSFGTSLYDEILEACRQSGFELQIKQEAPQMSSIVNLVAAELGVSVVPASTTQVQLPGVRYLDIEGRVPMARLALATLPATAQALPVVRHLWQLAQAHAAGKRG
- a CDS encoding NAD-dependent protein deacetylase codes for the protein MRQLLQPEADADAAALEAFVERHRRLFVLTGAGCSTDSGIPDYRDAAGDWKRAQPVTYQAFMGELATRQRYWARSLVGWPRFGHARPNATHAALAQLEARGQVELLLTQNVDCLHQAAGSQAVIDLHGRLDVVRCMGCERRLPREDFQQQLLQHNPQWATLQAGQAPDGDADLEDVDFAAFVVPACTQCGGVLKPDVVFFGENVPRERVAAAFAHLQQADAMLVVGSSLMVYSGFRFVQAAAKAGLPIAAVNLGRTRGDDLLSLKLAQPCAQALEFLLPRVAA